CACGGGGATTTTCCAGCTGAAACTGCCGCACCATATTGCCGAGTTCACAGATCAGAGCCACCGCGATGGCGAAGATCTCTTCGGAATGCTCGGCATCGGAGACTTCCGCTGTGATCGCCAGCTCAACGAGCGTGGTGCAGGCTTCCAGGCGGTTGGGTTGTTCCAACACTTCCTGAAGGAAGGCCACCAGAATATCCTCGTTCTGACAGTTGGCGAAGATCACCAGAAGACTTTCAATCAAAATTTCTTCGGGCAGGCGGCTTTCCACGCGCTCCGAAAGGCGACCGGCGCAGTAGCGCACGAGTTCTTTGAGCTGGTTATCATCCAGCACTTTCCGCACTTGCTTAAAGTCCTTCCAAACCAGAAGGGCTCCCAGATCCACCAGGTGTTTGGCTTCCTCCAAAGATTCCACCGATTTCCAACTGTTGGAATTTTCCTGGACAACTTCCGACATACCTCTCCCTCACTTCTCGACGTTGGCAAGTGCCTCTAAAATTCTTGCATTACTTTACAAAGCGCCCGCGATCCCCGCGTTTGTTGGCATCGTCCACCAACTGCTGGATGCTGGCCTGGGCCTGGGCTTCAATCTTCGTGAACTTCAGTCCATAGCCCACAGGAAAACGGTTATCCTGATTAAAGCGAATCACGGACGCATCCGCGTTGAACGCTTTGGGAAGTCCATCGCAGCGAACGGATAGCTTCAGGGATTCACCGATTGTGAAGATCTGATCGCCGGTTTCCACAAAGATTCCGCCTACAGAAATATTCACGCCCTGACCTATCGTGAGCTGACCGTTGTTATGCACCACAACGCGACCGCTGATCGAAGCCCGCGGCGCTCCCTCGAGCCTTTTCTCCACCTGCTTTTTATATTCCTCAGGTGCGACGGGAGCAGGACTGTTGGGATTCGGAATCC
The sequence above is a segment of the Oligoflexus sp. genome. Coding sequences within it:
- a CDS encoding PilZ domain-containing protein — its product is MSEQVWYLYQNGQQVGPFETQQVSQLFLNNMIAKDGYIFKVGWKDWRPIEEGYEALGIPNPNSPAPVAPEEYKKQVEKRLEGAPRASISGRVVVHNNGQLTIGQGVNISVGGIFVETGDQIFTIGESLKLSVRCDGLPKAFNADASVIRFNQDNRFPVGYGLKFTKIEAQAQASIQQLVDDANKRGDRGRFVK